Genomic DNA from Porites lutea chromosome 4, jaPorLute2.1, whole genome shotgun sequence:
CACTTGCCGTCTGCTTATTTCCTTATCTTCACTGTCTGTTCACTCACACTTGTTGAATCGATAAATGTGTCTGATATTTCAATTTCCAGTTTAAggcaaaaaaaagtttaaaattggGTCAGACTTCAGGCGACTGAAGAACACGTTTTAGGCGACTCAAGCGTTCGAGTCTTCCGGTCAATGATGAAAACTAATCAATAAACGTAGAGGATGAAGCCCTAAATATAAAGCCGCTGACCTAATGAAATATGCACTCCCTctttaactttaattttatgCAGTGCGATATCGGCGTAGTCAAGTTAGCATTGGCCTCCTTTTATTGCCGCTACAGCCATTGCAAAgagttttattcagtttttaactttctgaGTGTTCTtctttttgattttcagtgaCCAGAGCTGACAGCAGCTGTGACAGCGCATTGGAAATATGCTCTAACGAGGAAATCGAATTCCATTGTCCACTATTTGACCGGGGTATGAAGTCTAATCAGTACCAAAGTCTTATATGGTCTGTGTTCGACCCAAAGAACCCATCAGCGGAAAAGGAGAGTATATTTTACTGTGGTGAAAACCCTTTGAACTGTGCGACTTATAAACTGAACATTTATAACGGACGAATCTCTGTCAGAAGTCCTGTTCCAGGGAAACTGCTTTTGAAACACTTGACCAAGAATGATTTGCTGACCTACACCTGTGAAATACAGCTCAAAGATATCAACCTCAACCAACTTGTTTGTAGAGTGAATATCACCTCGTCAGTTTATTGTAAGTTTATAGTGATTAATTTTTCGCTTTTTGGAGTAGGCCCCCGCCTTAATTCCTTTCCCCGACAAACTACGTTTTGTTGCAACCAAAGGAAAAGTATCGCCTAGAAACTTAGTTAGATTGGCCATTTGGTCGAACAATACGCATAGCAAGCAAAATTGAATGTTTCTTTTATGGGAAATCAGTCCATTCAACCAGTTCAATTAGTAACCCGACGAATTCCGAAAACGGTTTTAATTCGATGCATCGCAAAGAATTACTTTTGTAAGTAAAGCACGGTGACTACGGGGTACAGACCTCAGACAACGACATCATGTATCCATTCTTGATAGGTCTATATTCATTTTCCGCACTTTGCATAAAACTTTATTAACACGCAATAGCACTGGATCACCCATGGTATGAGAAAGTCTGAATTGCCTCATCCATAGTCGACTAACTAATGCTTAGTCACCTGGCTTATCTCTATCCCTTATATTCATTGCAACCAATAACGACCGAAACTCTCCTCACAAACTGAGTCAACTAGCCTGCCTCGGATAGGTGTAAGGAACAATAAGAAGAGGTCTTCAGCCTGGGAGAAGTGTGGAAAGGATGCAAGGTGTGAAGCTAAGGGGGAGGAAAATCATTACCTACATATACATGCTTACCCTGTGGTTCACGACGACGTCATACGTgggttaagtttgttgttggttctctcccttgctccgagaggtttttgtccgggtactccggttttcccctctccttaaaaaccaacatttccaaattcaaaTTCGATCTGGAACACATAAACTCCTAAgtgatccgtgggtaaacaaattgcAAATTACGCACTGATTCCCCTCTTCTTCTTTTGAAGATTTTGCCCCCTTGCTAGCCTTGGTGAGCGACTCTTCTAACTCATTTTCAAGTCCATATCTTTTTACAGACAGAGCTTTCCTGCAtgaattaatttcctttttttccaggtaTGACCGCCCATACTGGTCAAAACCTTAGTCTGACCCCgcaaaaagaaagggaaaaacaacTGTCCAAAAACTTATTCGATGAAGACATCTGGTGGTTCATGATTGAAGACAATGGAAGAAAGTGTAGATTCCTCTACTGTAATGCCACAGCATACTGTGCTTTTACAAAGGATCCTTGCTATGAATTCCGTGCAGAGTTCTTCAAAAGACTTGAGATCGAGGAACTGTCATTAACTTTGACCGACGTCCGGAGAGAAGATTGTGGGTTAGTATTTCAACGTCAAATTCACCCTAACAGTTTGACTAAAAGAAGAGCTAAGCAGTGGCATGAATTATATACGGtgaagattcaaaatgttttacctTCAGGTTAGTGGTATAAATATCTGTTCATTATGCACCTTTTGATAAACCATTACGCAGAGGCAATCCTCCAGCAGGGAGATTTGAGCGCGGTCTGGGAGCGGGGTTTAGATCAATTGTCAAATGGAGCAGTTAGTGGCCATTTTACTCTCAGTAACTTGTCAAGTTTCCGTGATCACCCGCGAGCCTTACCCGAGACCACGAGGTCCGACAGCATGAATAAaatgttgtgttgttgttgtgttacGAGAGCCTTCCCGAAGAATTGCGTTTATTGAAATAATCAAAATGGTCCTTCGAGCCGGATTTAAACTGTGTAGCCAGCTTTAGGATGGATGAACATAAAAAGGCGCACTTCTTGATACCGCCGCTCCAGTTTATATGCAGGTATTTGCCGCGGAGTCGTCTAGGATAGGGTGCTGATCTCAAGATTTTTAACACTTACTAAATGAGGCTTGGCATGATTTGTAGACATTATGCAAATTGCGAAGAAAGAACGGCCTCGGTGCATAACATCCTCCGAGATCAGCATAATTTTTCACATCATACAGAgccgaatttaataattgtGTTAtcattcaaacaaaatatttctaagttttaacaagcttacctcagcgtagactttcttcaaaactttgggCTATTTCTCGGCACGGTTTCAGGATTAAACAGATTTTCTTCAGTGGAAGATACACTTCTATCGAGCAATATGTTTTGCGCATTCTCGCATTTCGTCCATTCGGTTTTAGCCAGAAATTCGGTCAGCCATTTCGTTTTCGGATAGCCTTGAACGCTATTTTTTCTAGTTCCTTCTTGAACAAACCACTTTTGCGGCCTCGCCGGGAATCGCAGTTGATGGTTGCCCAAGGAGCCTCATTTCCAACCAATACAATCGAATAGATGTTATATTAGTTGgctcgcatcttccaaatttggtcagctGTGGTTGGTTATGAAGATGATTAGCCGGGGGCTTTGAGCCAATTAGAAacggtgaaatattttgaatgaattttaaaaagaaatatatatttcatgATAGTCACACATCTGAAAATAACGATAAAGTAAGTGTATTCTAGAAGCGAAATTAACAGAAAAATAGAGACTTGGAAATGAGAATAAGGTTTTCGACCTCTGATTTAAAAGATGGTTTCAAAAATAAAGCTGAAAACGTATGCTAGACTATGAATATTGGAGCGAAGTGACCGTTTGGTACACTGAGATCTAAATGagatttttacattttcttttacaGATTCAGATCCCAGCATCACTAACTCGCAAAGTACTCCTACAGATGATAGCAGTACAACATATACACCACCGACATCCTCAGCTAATTGTTGCCAAGTCTCCCGCTCTGCGTTCTCTGTATTGACTTGTTTTTTGATAGCAGCTTACTTTCTCACGCTGTATTGAGTTTAACAACTGTTCCAAGCAAGCAATCATTCACGTGGGGTTGTAGAAATGCCGTAAAAAGACTTGCGATAAAGCAGTCGACGCGGGATAAAGTGATGCCTGGGTTCGAGGTCATGgaaactagcctgttccaggctcagCTGAGAAAGTCGGGTTcgcgaaattaaaaaagcacgAGCACGGCAacaaaacgggaggaaactggggagaggaagGGCATATATATTTTCGCGTGCTATCACGGTGATATGCATATGGGTACCCCCGTTCctaaaaccctagtgatatgggtatCCCCGGTGACCCTAACCTTAACTCTAACCCAAATCGCTAAGGTAATATGAGAGGGGGatacccatatcactagggttttgggaatggggaagCCCAAAACAAGGAGATGCCTGTATCACTGTAACAGTGCCTCTCACTTACACTT
This window encodes:
- the LOC140933342 gene encoding uncharacterized protein isoform X2, with protein sequence MMSSPGSSFQTPLISHGLFYLFYVFLVTRADSSCDSALEICSNEEIEFHCPLFDRGMKSNQYQSLIWSVFDPKNPSAEKESIFYCGENPLNCATYKLNIYNGRISVRSPVPGKLLLKHLTKNDLLTYTCEIQLKDINLNQLVCRVNITSSVYCMTAHTGQNLSLTPQKEREKQLSKNLFDEDIWWFMIEDNGRKCRFLYCNATAYCAFTKDPCYEFRAEFFKRLEIEELSLTLTDVRREDCGLVFQRQIHPNSLTKRRAKQWHELYTVKIQNVLPSG
- the LOC140933342 gene encoding uncharacterized protein isoform X1, whose translation is MKRAVFVMVVRSVYSSRTAPILWAIIFFYGAAATVTRADSSCDSALEICSNEEIEFHCPLFDRGMKSNQYQSLIWSVFDPKNPSAEKESIFYCGENPLNCATYKLNIYNGRISVRSPVPGKLLLKHLTKNDLLTYTCEIQLKDINLNQLVCRVNITSSVYCMTAHTGQNLSLTPQKEREKQLSKNLFDEDIWWFMIEDNGRKCRFLYCNATAYCAFTKDPCYEFRAEFFKRLEIEELSLTLTDVRREDCGLVFQRQIHPNSLTKRRAKQWHELYTVKIQNVLPSG